One part of the Phacochoerus africanus isolate WHEZ1 chromosome 7, ROS_Pafr_v1, whole genome shotgun sequence genome encodes these proteins:
- the ARHGDIB gene encoding rho GDP-dissociation inhibitor 2, whose protein sequence is MTEKDPEPHLEEDDDELDGKLNYKPPPQKSLKELQEMDKDDESLTKYKKTLLGDGPVVADPSAPNVTVTRLTLVCESAPGPITMDLTGDLEALKKETFVLKEGVEYRVKIHFKVNKDIVSGLKYVQHTYRTGVKVDKATFMVGSYGPRPEEYEFLTPTEEAPKGMLARGTYHNKSFFTDDDKHDHLTWEWNLSIKKDWTE, encoded by the exons ATGACTGAAAAGGACCCAGAACCGCACCTGGAGGAGGACGACGATGAGCTAGATGGCAAGCTCAATTATAAGCCTCCACCTCAGAAGTCCCTGAAGGAGCTGCAAGAGATGGACAAAGATGATGAAAGTCTAACTAAGTACAAGAAAACGCTCCTGGGGGACGGTCCTGTGGtagcag ACCCTTCGGCCCCCAATGTCACTGTCACCCGCCTCACCCTGGTTTGTGAAAGTGCCCCAGGACCGATCACCATGGACCTCACGG GGGATCTGGAAGCCCTCAAAAAAGAAACTTTTGTGCTGAAGGAGGGGGTCGAATATAGAGTCAAAATTCACTTCAAA GTGAACAAGGATATTGTGTCAGGCCTGAAATATGTTCAACACACCTACCGGACTGGAGTGAAAG tggATAAAGCAACATTCATGGTTGGCAGCTACGGGCCTCGACCAGAGGAGTACGAATTTCTGACTCCAACCGAAGAGGCCCCCAAGGGCATGCTGGCCCGAGGCACCTACCACAACAAGTCCTTCTTTACCGATGACGACAAGCACGACCACCTTACCTGGGAGTGGAACCTGTCCATTAAGAAGGACTGGACGGAATGA